The window GGTACATGCTACAATTCAAATTCTAAAATGTTTCATCCAGACTTGATTTGACCCTCTGGTCAGTGATGAGCCCCATGGTCTTCATATTGCCCAATCCTTTTAGGCTAGGTTACATTTAAAACTGGACAATTTAGGGAAACCTGCAAAGACTACATGAAGAAGTGTTTCACTGCTGGAGAGATGGCCTTTTCATAAACCTgagctgtctatgcagtaaTAGGCTGCCTTCTACTGTTGCACataaccagagaaaacagaagttaaaggctgtggcatttgcttttgctcaagagctgggaaacctacaactaccagaatgcactgcacagcaccagaccaataaacactcccgCTGATGGATGACATAATGCAAGCTGCCCATCTGAAAACAGTATGGTGGCAGCTGGTAACAATCTTGTATTACAGTTCAACAGTACGCTAAaaagtttctgaaaacatcttagtgaagaaataggcaacacagtaacagaatctatTTACATTTCATCATCACATTGGTTTGTTCTAAAAAGGCCTTGTTGGAATTAGCCAACGCACTGCATTGTTCATCGACCTTCTTTTACTAATTCTATATACAGTGGAACTGTACTGAACTGTACTGAGCTGTACTGTTATTCATattgcagttttaaaaactttatATTTAGACTTTTAGAGTTTCACAGTTATGTTTTCCCCTTGATGTGTATTTGAGGTTAAGAGAAAAACTCAAGATGAGCTCCAGTAACAAAATAATTAGGaactcaaaaataaaagtgatgaACATTAATTTACTCTTGACATTTTGAGTCTATGGAGCTAATTTGGTATGTGTATGCCTTGCCCCTACATGACTGTCTGTGCCCGATGGGTGGTGCGAAACTATGATGAAAACCACCAAGGAGTTGACATATCCCTGTGTGTAAAAACTATAAACTATAAAACTAAGTAACTGTGTTTGAATTGTTTCAGGGGTATAGGGAGTACAGCAGTTATGGGGGAATTTCTGGACACAGTTTTGTTCCTGTATGTTGACCTGATCTTGATTTTGTTCccttccttctttttcttttcagagGCTTCCTCTCCTTTCCCATCCTGTAAATTGCGgaggcagttttattttaatggggTGCACAAGCCAGGTGATGTGATTCTAGGTGGGCTGTTTGAGGTCCACTACACATCGGTCTTCCCTGAAGAGACGTTCACCTCAGAACCACATCAGCTCAGCTGCCAAGGGTAAGTTTCATTCACATGTAGCAGACAACATGCACGGATGATTTTTAGTAGTGTATTActttttattgattgattgagacaTTTTATGTGCCAGCTTTGACACTCCAGGGTTCAGGCATGCCATGACCATGGCCTTTGCTATTGATGAGATCAACAAAAACTCCAACCTGCTGCCTAATGTGACTCTGGGATACAGTCTTTATGACAACTGTGCCACACTTGTAATTGGATTCAGTGCTGCATTATCATTGGCCAGTGGTCGAGAAGAGCAGTTTCTGTCTCAAGAGACCTGTTTGGGAACCCCTCCAGTCCTGGGGATTGTGGgtgattccatgtcaacattttctaTTGCCACCTCTGATGTGATAGGTTTATTTAGATTGCCCATTGTAAGTATGCCTTCTTCAGTCttagctgtgtttttgatgcactGTATTTTAATGTAGGCTATAATGAATTCTAAAATGATAGGATAGAACATTTGCATAAACCCTTCTTCCAATTGTTATTTTTTGAAAATGGTTAAATCATTTGAATGTTTGTAATGATTTGCATGAGAAGTAAAACCTCtgtgcatactgtatgtttcaGGTGAGTTACTTTGCCACATGCTCCTGCCTAAGTGATAGGGGAAGGTTTCCATCGTTCTTTAGAACAATCCCAAGTGATGCTTTCCAGGTGAAACTCTgaagaaacaaaatattttacacaGAAAGAAATACTTTGCCTGTAAAGTAgctttctgtattttctttgtgAACAATTGATGAAACTACATGCATTTAGGAGAAGGAGTTTTGTGGAATGGTTTAATTGTACTGTGAGATATGAATATGTTGGTTTCAAGTGAAAAATTATTCTAAACTATCCACTGATCCCTCTGCTCTCTATTAAATCAGGTGCGTGCCATGATTCAGATTCTGAAACACTTTGGCTGGACTTGGGCAGGTCTGCTGGTCAGTGATGATGATTATGGACTCCATGTTGCCCGATCCTTCCAATCAGACCTGGCTCAGTCTGGTGGAGGTTGTCTAGCCTACTCAGAGATTTTACCCTGGGGTGACAACCCAGCTGAACTAAAAAGGATTGTGGAAGTGATGAAGACATCCACAGCTCGTGTGGTCATTGTGTTTGCACATCGGATCCACATGATTCAACTTATGGAAGAGGTATCTAtctgtgtcatgtttttgtaatatttacatattttgttctATGTTTTGTGATTCAGTCCTAcaaagtgtatatatatatatatatatatatatatacatagatacatacatacatacatacatatatatatatataaaattatacACTTTACAGGTGGTGAGGCAGAATGTGACAGGCCTTCAGTGGATGGCCAGTGAAGCCTGGACTGCAACTACTGTTCTCCAGACTCCCCGTCTCATGCCGTACCTGGGTGGCACTCTGGGCATTGCCATCCGCAGAGGAGAAATACCAGGGCTCAGGGATTTTCTGTTAAGAATACGTCCTGACCTACATGACAGTAATAATTTTGGCCGTAGCATGGTAAAGTTGTAGCCTTAAAATCACATCTGTAATCAGAGTAATTAATATTGTTATTTCTGTTAAGACtttgttttaaacacatttcagGTGAGGCAGTTTTGGGAGCAGACGTTCCAGTGCAGATTTGCTCCCCCTCCAGCAGGTTGGATGGAGGCTGGGGAAGAACCGTGCACTGGTGATGAAGACCTAGAGAGTGTGGAGACTGAGTTTCTGGATGTTTCTAATCTCAGGCCtgagtacaatatttacaaGGCTGTGTATGCTCTGGCATATGCCCTTGATGACATGCTGCGGTGTGAGCCAGGGAGAGGGCCTTTCAGCAGGCACAGCTGTGCCACTCTGCAAACATTGGAGCCGTGGCAGGTGTGATATCAGTTTACACTCCACCTGTTTAGTTTTTGATGGCAGTAGTTGGTGGATTTGAGTCCCTGATTGTCTTGAGGTTAAAATCAAGTCAAAGTAAAATTCCCATTTCTTGTGACAAATTTAAttactttacttactttaaAGAAATTTGGAAagtttacatttacatgtttgaaGTGCAGAACATCTGAACACTAGTATGACTCAACCTTCAATCTATCACATATATAGAAAAACAGATAACTGGTTGCTCTGTGTTGTAGAGTGTAGATTAAAAAATGTATCGGGTGCTCTtggaaaaaaaggagggaaatccAAAATACTGCAAACAGGAAAAGAATCCAGGCactccaaaacaaaaatgagaatgaggaaggaaagattagattaaaaagcctttattataATGGCCAACTCATTAAAAAGCCGACATGTTTCGGTCACTGTTGGTCTTCATCAgggctggagaaaaaaaaaagccctgatGAAGACCAGCAGTGATCAAAACATGTCGGCTTTTTAATGAGTTGGCCATtataataaaggctttttaatctaATCTTTCCTTCCTcgttctcatttttgttttggagtGCCTGGATTCTTTTCCTGTTTGCTATCACATATATAATTGTTGtttattcattgtttgtttgtttgtttgtttttaaattgcgTCCCCTTGTCACAGTATGTATCTGTATTTTACCCCTTTGTAGCTTAAGTATTACTTggaaaaggtcaacttcaccacaccatTTGGTGATCAAGTGTCATTTGATGAGAATGGTGATGCCTTACCAATATATGACATCATGAACTGGCTGTGGCTCCCTGATGGACGAACTAAAGTTCAGAGTGTGGGGGTTGTTAAGAAGTTGGCCTCCAAAGGTGAAGAACTCACACTTGATGAAGACAAAATCTTCTGGAACTTTGAATCCAAACAGGTTactattttttgcctttttactgtgacacataaaaacagaaacaaacaatgcagcataACTATGACTTAACGTTTACAACCCCTACAGCCACcccagtcagtgtgcagtgagaGCTGTCCTCCAGGTACCCGCATGGCTAGAAAAAAGGGGCAGCCTGTGTGTTGCTTCGACTGTGTCCCTTGTTCTGAGGGAAAGATCAGCAATGAAACAGGTTGGTATCATTATAttataaaatgtaatgtatataATACTATAAAACTACCCCTATCTCAAGCTTTTCTGAAGTGAGTAACTCGTCTTTGTTATGATCCATCTTGCCAAGCTTGGCAAGGAAGTTTCATACCTGCCTAGTgcatagcacacacacacctatcaACCCCTACAAATCACCAGTAAAGGAGAAGTGGGTGAGGGCCTCACCTTAGAGAAAGTGGTCTTAGCCAGTGGCACACAGCACTGTCTCCATTCATGAACACAATAATTGGTGTGATGATGTCAAAAAAGCGTGCATCACCTGCTATGGCCGTTTTGGTTAACATATTTAATGCCCATTGTGGCCACCAAATCTCAGTGCATATATCTACTCTCTAGGCATGGTGTCTATTTCCCCCTACAATCTCCATACAGGAGAAAATAGGAAATTAAGACATGATAATGTCAGAAGACAAACATTATCTGACACATAGCATCCTTgattgcatgttctccctgtgtcagcaagGGTTTTGTCtaggtactctggcttcctcccaca is drawn from Epinephelus fuscoguttatus linkage group LG5, E.fuscoguttatus.final_Chr_v1 and contains these coding sequences:
- the LOC125888288 gene encoding extracellular calcium-sensing receptor-like, with the translated sequence MGSSTCKLRRQFYFNGVHKPGDVILGGLFEVHYTSVFPEETFTSEPHQLSCQGFDTPGFRHAMTMAFAIDEINKNSNLLPNVTLGYSLYDNCATLVIGFSAALSLASGREEQFLSQETCLGTPPVLGIVGDSMSTFSIATSDVIGLFRLPIVSYFATCSCLSDRGRFPSFFRTIPSDAFQVRAMIQILKHFGWTWAGLLVSDDDYGLHVARSFQSDLAQSGGGCLAYSEILPWGDNPAELKRIVEVMKTSTARVVIVFAHRIHMIQLMEEVVRQNVTGLQWMASEAWTATTVLQTPRLMPYLGGTLGIAIRRGEIPGLRDFLLRIRPDLHDSNNFGRSMVRQFWEQTFQCRFAPPPAGWMEAGEEPCTGDEDLESVETEFLDVSNLRPEYNIYKAVYALAYALDDMLRCEPGRGPFSRHSCATLQTLEPWQLKYYLEKVNFTTPFGDQVSFDENGDALPIYDIMNWLWLPDGRTKVQSVGVVKKLASKGEELTLDEDKIFWNFESKQPPQSVCSESCPPGTRMARKKGQPVCCFDCVPCSEGKISNETDSMECTSCPEDFWSSPQGDHCVPKETQFLSYHEPLGICLTTASLLGTFVCAVVLAIFIYHRSTPIVRANNSELSFLLLVSLKLCFLCSLLFIGRPRLWTCQLRHAGFGISFVLSVSCILVKTVVVLAVFKASKPGGGASLKWFGPLQQRGTVLVLTSLQAAICTAWLVSSSPAPHKNTQYHNDKIVYECVVGSTIGFAVLLGYIGLLATLSFLLAFLARNLPDNFNEAKLITFSMLIFCAVWVAFVPAYINTPGKYADAVEVFAILASSFGLLVALFGPKCYIILVRPERNTKKAIMGRGTPKT